The Cervus canadensis isolate Bull #8, Minnesota chromosome X, ASM1932006v1, whole genome shotgun sequence genome contains the following window.
tgccTGTGTGACATTCCCTCCCTGTCCGTACCAACTTCCCTTCATGAGCAGGAAAACCCCATGGGGGCCACTAGAATAGCCTCCTCACTACCCTACCcagttctcctcctcctcacgGCCTGTGAAGGCTTCACTCAGCTCTCCCCTGAAACCTGCTGGGTGCCTGTGTTGTCGCAGAGAAAACCCCACCTGTGTGTCTGAGAGCTCTCAGGTCTGGCCTACCTGTCCTGTTTGGGGTCAGGCAGTAGCTGCATGCTCCCATTTGTAGAGGATCTGTCACATGGTGGGCCACATGCATAGCTGCCCTGCAGGGAAGGTCCTCTGTGTTTTTCATCTTACGGAGGAGGAGGCCAGGCCCCTGGCAGCTGGCCCCAGTTCCCACAGCCTGCAAGTGACAGAGTTGGGGTCTGAACCTGGCCAGCTGAGCCCCAGAGCCCATGTTCCAGCCATTTCCTAAGCCCTCCCTGAGTATTGCGATCCTGATCTCCATGTATCTCTCTTCTCCATTCTCGTGTGTGCCTGTTGTTGACCCTGGTGAgggcactgaggcccagaggcgTTACAGCCACTGGCCCAGAGTGCCCAGCACAGGCATCCAGTTGTTGGCGAGAGGCACCACTGGCCTCAGGACCCTGCCTCACCTGGTCCAAACTCCAGGTTGCATCTGCAGCTTCACCTGGCGTAGGTCATCCAGGAAGCTTTCCATACCCCCACAGCTGTGCCTTTTGGTCTCAACCCCAAGTTCCCACTCTGTTCGTGATCTAGTGCCCATGGCTGGGCTTTGCTCAGACCCCAGTCCTTCCCAGTTTGGGGCTTGTGTCATGGGTCTCTCTCGATGCAAGCCGGAGGGCAGTCCGTTCGTGAAGGGCCAGGTTTGCATCCCAGCTTTCCTCGCTTTGTGGCTGCAATAGCCCGTTGGCAGACCACTCATGCCCACCGTTCTTGAGCTGCTGGCTCGCTTGCTCTCTCAACATTCTCTGCCCCTGAAGGTCCTTACACTGCCATGCTTCACCTTGCAGCCCACCCTTCCTTCCTTTGATTCCCTCTGCAAGTCTGGGGCTGAAAGCTGAGACTGGGTACTGGTAGGGGGCCGGGGCTGTGATCACTGGGGGAGAATCCCTGAGAGAGGGAGTGGATACAGTGTGTGCACAACCCCTGTGACTCCCTTGAGGTCCCGGAGACCTCCAGCCAGCACTTGGTACCCACAGCCCCATTGTGCTGAGCCTGCCCCAATCCCTATCACCCCGTACAGATCCGTGGCCAGCTGCAGTCCCATGGCATCCAAGCACGGGAAGTCCGGCTGATGCGGAACAAATCCTCAGGTGAGCTTTCGTTCCAGTACCCTCCCCTTCTGCTGGCCAGCCTCAGCCTCCGagtctccctcctgcctctgccttctcccccaccctccccaccctgccttccTGCCACAGCTGGGAATGGGCCACTTGGGGGtaccctctcttctcttcccccctcctcccaccctcctcacAGCTCTGGCCAGGAGCCTCTGATGCAGGGCTGTTGGGGAGGGGGTGCAGCTGTGAGCTGCGCTGAGTgctccctgggggcagggccagggccaggctcCGGGGATCATCCTCTGTGGGACTCTTGAGGATCTGAGACGGTAACCCCGTCCCCCTTGTAgactcccttccttccctcttcttctccttcccctgctccttGCTCTCCCTGACACTGTTCTGGTAACAGCCTCTGACCAGAAAGTAGGTCCCACCTATGTGTCCcaggaggggaggcagaggatggctCTTGTCCAAGAGTGCATCCCAAGGAACAGCCCAGGTTGCTGGCCTCGCTcgttccctccctccctctttcagGCTGCTTGGAGCTGGCCTGAGGttagtgggtggggtggggtgtctcTGCAGGATCTCTGGCCCAGGCTACCCAAGTCAGGCCCAGTGGGGCCTCACTCTGCCTGGGCTGCTCTCTCCATCTTCAGTTTCCTCCCCactcctccatctctctctctctctgtgtgtgtgtgtgtgtgtgtgtgtctctgtcccTACCTCTTGCTCTCTCTGTAATTATACCATTTCATCCTCCTGTGCATTCTAACGGTTATTCTTTTGGAGATCAAGCATGCCCCGCCGTGTCTACACCCTCCCAGTGTGTGCACCTCCAAAGAAGGAGTTGCTTTCCGGCGGCCTCAAGCCCTGGATCCTTCTCCCAGCCCTGGCCAGGCCTGGAGTCTCTCTTGGTAGCATGTTGGTCTTGCTCTGCTGCACCCTAGCCAGGCTGGCAGGATTCTGGTCTCCCTGGGGTGGTGTCCCAGGTGCAGCCCCCTCTGCGGCCCCAGGTGTTCCTACCAGGGCCCTACAGATTCTTGAAGGTCTCCTTGGACCACCTGGCCCCCATTCTCCTGCCATCTTGGAGGACCTGGACTGAGGTGGCTACAGTCTTCCCAGCTTGGCCCTGAGGTGGCTCCCTGGGGAGTCCTACCTTCCCTGCATGGTGGTGAGGCTGAGGGGGACATTGTATCTCTGACTCACCCTGATTCCTGATGGTCCTGGAGCCTCCCCAGCCTCACCAAGCAGCCTAGCCCCGCTTCTCTTTTGCTCCTTCCATTACACCCATTGCGGGACCCCTCCTGAGCTGCCCTGGCCTCATACTGGGCCCCACCATTCCAGTGTTGATTCTGGCCTATGTGAAACCATCAGcctccccctctgccctccttccttctctggagaCAGACCTCTCCTTGTACCTTTTCCCTCCCAGCTCCTTCTCTCCGTCTCTGTCACCCCAGGCTGTCTGGGCAGGTGTGCCTGAGCCCCtatctctctgtctttcttcccAGCTGCCGTGTGTGTATCCCCCGCCCCAAACTCCTCTCCGGCTGTGTTTTCctgcctcccttcttccctccttcctgcccctcccgACCATCTCCCTGGCCTCCCACACCCTggtctttctctctttgcttttctctctccctttcttcctttttcctctctccacttccctctctgccccccacccccagtcctctCCCCTCGGGTCCCGCCCCCGGGAACGCCGTGTGTCCAAAGCTGTTGACTAACCCACTGCGTCTGTATCTGAATGCTGTCTCCAGGTCAGAGCCGGGGCTTCGCCTTCGTCGAGTTTAGTCACTTGCAGGACGCTACACGATGGATGGAAGCCAATCAGGTTGCTTTGCCGCACTTGAACCCCCCCCCAAACAAATACTACTTTGTAATCGAGCGCTCCCCATCGCCTGATTCTTACGGACACAGTTCCCTGCCCTGTGGTCCTGTGTCCCATCCCCCCCAACCCCTCTCTCTACCCCTTCCTGACCCTCACTAtctcctcttcctgtctctcGCTACCCACTGGGCTTCCCATTAAGAGCTCACACTCGCCACTGGCCCTTCCTGCTGGTCAGGCACTAGctctgcctctcctcctctcccagctGAGCTTTCAGAGGAAGGGCTGCCTTGGGGGTGGTAGGGGGGTTCTTCCACCCAGGTGCCCACTCCCCGGGGGACCACCTTGCCCTGGGGtgaggcagagccaggactttgtTTCACTCAGGCACCACTGCAAGTCCAGCCACTGGGGAAACTTAGTTGGTGGCATACTAACTAGCAAGTCCCATTTTGCCAGCTCTCTCTCTGTGAGCTCGGCCCTGTGATTTCCATAGGACAGGCCAGCAGGGTTCTATTGATCTAAAGTACCAGTCAGGGGTCATAGTTTCATTCACCAGGACAGTTTGGTGCCCCACCCCTCCCACTGTACCTGGCCCGCCCAGGAGTCTCCACTGGGGACAGGCCTGCCCTCCCAGCAAGGAGTCTTGCTGTCCAGAAGGGAGGGGTCCCTGTCCAGCTCGCTCCCCCAGCCTGGCATGGGCTCCTAACCCAGCAGCTTTGGGACCTTCAGAGACCCAAAGCTTCTGCTCACCCACCCAGAGCCCAGCTCACTGCTGTGGGGCACTGTGCCTTGGGCGGGGGGAAGGGGAATGGGGCAATGTGGTGCAAGGGGGCTCAGCAGGGGCTGCCCTGGGGCCATCTCTGCTGGTCCACAGGCTAGTGGGCCCAAGGACCCAGCTGGCCACGGGAAGACAGCTTCACTGCAGGACCGTCCATCTTTTAAATAtggctctttctttctccccttctccagCACTAGCGCGCgtgcgctctctctctctttctctcccctcctctccctcccctccctgtcccccctCATCCCAAGTGTACCCTGTGTAGTGCTGGCCCTGGGTGTGGCCTGGCAGTGTCAGGGCTGAGTGGGGGTTTGCCGCACTGTCCGGCAAGCTTCGGGCGGCCGAGCACTGTGTGCCTGGTGGAGTGTGTTCACGTGTGCGTGCCCGGAAAGGCAGCAAACAGCTGCGCCCGAGGGCTGTggctctttccctccctccttcccttccttcttcccttgtcAGTTCTCCGACCTCCCTCCGTTCCCTGTCCCTCATCCATCCAGCTGAAGGGCTCGCTCACTCTCTTCTCCTGTGCTGAAACGGTGCGTGGGGCACTGCTGCCCAGGCCTCACTGTGCTCTGCTTTTCCCCGCAGCACTCCCTCAACATCCTGGGCCAGAAGGTGTCCATGCACTACAGCGACCCCAAGCCCAAGATCAATGAGGACTGGCTGTGTAATAAGGTACAGGGGCGGTGGGCAGCAGGTGCTGTGGATTGAGACAACCACAGCAGGGGTGGCGACGTGTCTGTCTCCCTGGGGCCTCTGAGTGGTGTGGGCATGGAGGAACTGGCTCAGCTCCAGCAGCACTGCTCCTTGCCTCCTCCTCAACCCCCCTCCCTGTCTACCCAGCCAGCTGCCAATTCATACTGAGCTTTCACTCAGTGCCAGGCTCTGCCCTCATGCAGCACGATCTTGCCTGAGGCCCCAGTAGATGTCACACAGACGTTTATGTGAGTGACTAGTGATGGTGAAGCATAACATGGTGTATGAAAAGTGGGCATCAGGGCCAGATTGGCTGAAATTAGACTCCCTCAAAATCTCCCTTGATTTTGGTCAGAGTATTGAACCTCTCTTTGCCTCACTCTCCCCATCttgaaaatgcaaatacaaaaTACCCAGAGGTGGTCAGAAGGATTGAAATGCAGTCATGAGGGTAGCACTCGGAACAGCACCTGTCAGCTGTTGTCCTGAATAACGTGAAGGGTGTTCTGAGAGCTTGTGTCAGGTGACCCAACCCCTGGCAAAACCAGGTCCACAGAAACTGACTGTACATGCTGTAGGTCTTTGAGGTCATGTTCCCtgggaggaggctgaggctcagagagatggaaCCTCGAACTGTGTTTTATTCTGATCATGGGCTGTGGGTGCCACCGTGGGTTCAGGTCTCCCCTCAGGCCAACCCCACCTCCTGCAGCCAGCTGGCAGCCCTGAGACCTAAAGGGAGTCCTGAGAGCTTGCAGGGGGGCCCCGAGTCTCTCCTCAAGAAGAACTCTGCCCAGTAAAGTGGAGTGGGGCGTGGAGGCGAGGAGTTGGGTGGCACCTCtttgtttgaaaatgaaaagagtaaTACCAGAAGACAGATGTCCAACCTCTCTGAAGAGAGGGACCGGAGGACTCACTCCATCTCTCCTGTATTTTCAGATACTCCTTGAAACTAGGGCAGtctgttctttcctctcctttatcTACCACATCCTATTGCTCTCTGGTCTTGTCAAGTCCATCACACAAACGCCTTCCATTGCCATTCCCACTGTGCAGGCTGGTCCTCACCCCTCCTCCAGACAGTCGCCATGGTCCCCTCTCTGGTGGTCTGGCCTCTTGCCTGTCTCCCATTCCCTCACCTTTGGCATTCCTCACACCCACTTCTGACTATGTCCCTCCTTCTCTGCTGAAAACCTGCACATATCTGAACATGAGTGTGATGCTCCTCTGGGATCTAGTGTCACCTTACTTCTCCAGCCTTGGCTTTTgcctttctccccaccctcctaCGCCAACTACACAAAATGTCTTGTGTCCTCTGCTAGCAAGCACTTCCCAGCAAAACCAAACCTCTGGACCTCCCAGGTGAAACAGCCATGTGGACTATACCCAGCTGAGTAAGCTGGGCCTCAAGGCCCACTCCTCTCCTGGAGTCCCTGGTGGTGACCATTTCCAGACTGACCTGCTGCCCCTCTGTGCTACATCCGCTCCCTACTGTTAGGCCGCATCCTGCAGAGACCCTGGCATGGGAACAGTGCTCAGGACTTGACCGCGGATCAGAGACAGAAATGTGGTGAAAACTGGGGGTCTCCAGAGGCTGCAATGCCCAAGGCAGATTTATTTCTCAAGAGTGGCAGGATCTAACCTCAAGTTGAAGGGGTGAGGCCTGGCAGGAGAGGGGCTACTGACTTTTTAAGGATAGAAAAGTGATGAAGGTTTCTGAGAAGGAAAGTACGTTCTGGAAAGAGGAACCTACTAAAAGGACTTTGGAGGCAGAAACGTCTCTGAGCTGGTCCCTTGGAGGAGACAGCAGTTGGTAACAGAGGTGGGGGGTGGATTATGGACTCCTGAGTTGAGGGGTGGCCGCTGAGGAGAAATTTGAAACCATGTAAAGAGTCGTGTGTCTGAGAATGACAGCCATTCCCCAAAGCCCcttgctcccccctcccccaaccctgggaCCTTCCTGGGGCATGGTGGGATCCCTGGAAGATTTCTGGATCCACGTTTGGAGGGTGCAACGGaaagcccccaccccctgctgcctCTGACAGCCTGGCCTGTGCCTCACAGTGTGGTGTCCAGAACTTCAAACGCCGTGAGAAGTGCTTCAAATGTGGGGTGCCCAAGTCAGGTACGGCCTTCCTACCTCTCTCTTCCTTGGGACATTGTGGGGAGAGGGGCGAAGGGTGATGGGTCAGAGCTCTGGAAGGAGGGTAACCAGCCTGAGAGCTCCTTCCCGTTTGTCACCGGCCTCTCTCCTGATGCCCCTAGCAGAGGCGGAGCAGAAGCTGCCCCTGGGCGCAAGGTTGGATCAGCAGACGCTGCCGCTGGGGGGTCGGGAGCTAAGCCAGGGCCTGCTGCCCCTGCCACAGCCCTACCAGGCCCAAGGAGTGCTGGCCTCCCAGGCCCTGTCACAGGGCTCGGAGCCAAGCTCAGAGAACGCCAACGACAGTGAGTCCActgctccttcctccctgccttaGGGTGTCTAGGCTGGGCTCCCTGAGGCCAGAGAGACAGTGGTGACCAGGACTTAGTCTTCCTGGGGGTCCGCCGGGTTGCAAGTCAGACACATAATGTAGGGAGAGTAGAAGAAGAGCATTACCAAACTCTACTTGAAGGGTGTGTTGAGATGATTCTCAGCAGGCAGGTGACTGAGCTGGGACTTGGGCTGACAAGCAGAgaggaagaggtgggaagaagcaGTGGGTACAAGAACATGGAAGCCAGGGACAGGAAGCAGTGGGGAGCCAGCAGAGGCCAGGGCTGGAGGGGATTATCGGTGCTCCCTAATGCCGGGTCCCTTCCCACAGCCATCATTTTGCGCAACCTGAACCCACATAGCACCATGGACTCCATCCTGGGGGCCCTGGCACCCTACGCAGTGCTGTCCTCCTCCAACGTCCGTGTCATCAAGGACAAGCAGACTCAACTGAACCGTGGCTTCGCCTTTATCCAGCTCTCCACCATCGTGGTGAGGGCGGCACAGGGGGGGGCCGGGCAGCCAGGGTCCCGGcccccagggcagggaggagggacccTGACCCTAGCTCCCCAACCGCGGCCCCAAACCTGGAAATGGGGCAATGGAGCCGGGGGCCTCCCCGGGCCTGACCCTTGTGCCCTGCCCCCCCCCAGGAGGCAGCCCAGCTGCTACAGATCCTGCAGGCCTTACACCCACCACTCACCATCGACGGCAAGACCATCAACGTTGAGTTTGCCAAGGGTTCTAAGAGGTCAGGGCCCCACCTGTGTCCCTTCTCAGCCTGCCCCCCAGCTTGGGGCCTCCTGTCTCACTTCCAGTCTCTGACATCCTCCCCAGGGATATGGCCTCCAACGAAGGCAGTCGCATCAATGCTGCCTCTGTGGCCAGCACTGCCATTGCCGCGGCCCAGTGGGCCATCTCACAGGTACTCAGAGGTTCTCCTCCACCCCAGCTCCCCCGTCCTGGGCCGCCTccaccctcccccttcctctctgcaAACAGGAGGGCTGCCTTGCTGTGGTGGCTTCCCGTGGACCAGAAACCCTCTCCTGGTGGTTGCCGGTGTGGGCTGCAGGGGCCTCACGGCAGCTCCCTTCCCCAACCCCTCctcccaggcttccctttccagggccacacagctgcttttctcttctgtttggtGGTCACATGTCATTGTGAATTGTTTCAACTTTTTTTGATAAAAGGGAACTTAGAAGTGGCTGTAAGAAAATTGGGAGAGGAAAATAGAGGAGGGGAGGATGGTATCTTCCCTGGTCTGACCCCCAACCTATATAACACAAGCGCATCTAGCAGTGTCAGCTCTGGGAGTGTTTTGGCACGTGTCTTtgttccagtcttgtttttgtcaCCACCCCGCTCTGCTGTGGCCCGGTGTTCCTTGTCTGAAGGCTGCATGCTTTCTGTCAGCAGACAGACACTAGCTTCACTTGTGGGCAGATGCCTCTTAGCCGGTTCCCCTCCCCTCTTTGCCACCTCCTCTGCTAATGagcccctcccacctgcccctcaggcctcccagggtggggagggtgccTGGGCCACCCCCGAGGAGCCAACGGTCGACTACAGCTACTACCAACAGGATGAGGGCTATGGCGGCAGCCAGGGCACAGAGTCCTCTCTCTATGCCCATGGCTACCTCAAGGGCGCAAAGGGCCCCGGCATCACTGGAACCAAAGGGGACCCGGCTGGAGCAGGTGAGCCCCAGCGTCTCCCCTAAACTCACAGTGTGGAATGGCACAACTAGGGTCCTGGGCCCTGCCATTCACATTCTCTCTTCTCCATTGCCCTTCCCAGGTCCCGAGACCTCCCTGGAGCCTGGGGTGGACTCTGTGTCCCTACAGGCTTTCTCCCGTGCCCAGCCTGGTGCCACTCCTGGCGTCTACCAGCAGTCAGCAGCTGAAGCAAGCGGGAGCCAGGGCGCTGCCAACAGCCAGGTGAGGAAAATCAAGGGGGAGGGTTCTTGGGGGGCTCCTGGGTGACATGGGGTCACTGGCAGACACTGAGCCCTGTTCCCTGTTCTTGCCCCCATGACCAGTCATATACCATCATATCACCCGCTGTGCTCAAGTCAGAGCTCCAGAGTCCCACCCATCCCAGCTCTACCCTGCCACCGGCCACGAGTCCCTCTGCCCAGGAGTCCTACAGCCAGTACCGTGAGTAGCCATAGCCTGCAGCGAGGGGCGGGGGACTCCTTCACAAAACAGTGAGGTGTGTGACACTCCCCCCCACTTCTCACTCCCCAGCTGTTCCTGACGTTTCCACCTACCAGTACGATGAGACATCTGGCTACTACTACGACCCCCAAACCGGCCTCTACTATGATCCCAACTCTCAGGTGATggggcagcctggggagggggtggggtctgCAGCCCCATCGTCTCAGTCCTCCCTCACACCCCTTCTCCCCCATCACCCCCAGTACTACTACAATGCCCAGAGCCAGCAGTACCTATACTGGGATGGGGAGAGGCGGACCTACGTTCCTGCCCTGGAGCAGTCAGCTGACGGGCATAAGGAGACAGGGGCACCCTCCAAGGAGggcaaagagaagaaggaaaagcacAAGACCAAGACAGCCCAACAGGTGAACACTAGGAGTCCAGCAGTCACTGTCTGTCTGTTAGGTGTCTTCTGGGCAGTATCTGTGCTTGAGAGAGACCCGGCTCCCAGTCTGGCTCTGCtctgtgctgtgtgaccttgagccaggGCTGTCTCCTTGGTACATGGCGGGGCTGCCCACCTTCCTGAGGTGGCCACTGCCATCCAAGTGCAGCCTATCCACTTTCCTGTCTCCTGGTGGGAACCTTTGTGCTGTTGGTGACAGTGTGGGCTGGTCTGGGCACACCTGAAGCCAGGCTAACCCTGCCTAGGGAAACAGAGGCACAAGTCTGCTCCTGTGGGTCCAGAACCCCACCTGACAGTGTGTATTCATTTGTCTGTATATACACATGCCAGAGAACTTCTTACAGGCTTATCAGGGGGTGGGCAGGAAAACAGCCATCGCAGTGTTCTGTGGTGGTGGGCAGTTGGAGGGAACCTCCATGTCTTGTCTGAGGAGGAAGAGTGTGACAGTCTGGGTGCAACACTTAGAAGCAAGAATTTCGTGTTCCCTTGACAGCCCAGTAAATTCTAAAACTGATGGTGTGCCTGGGTGGGGATTGGGCATTAATACGTAGAATCATACCTGGCATAGAATCATACCTGTTAATTAAAATTGTATGCAGAGCAAGCCATTCTATGCATTTCAGAATGATGAAAACTCATAGTGACCCTAGTAGCATGGACGCCTGTGAGGAGAATAGGGACACAGCCAGGGAGGGGCTTGCTGAGGAACACCAATGACAGGATGGCAGAGAAATGGGGACTTTaacctctgcctctccctccttccGCTTGAGGCTGCAGGGCAGGAAGGGGCGGGCTGCTACAAGGGCAGTGGTTGGAGTTGGTGACCCCAGCAGTTGGGAGATTCCTAGGAGGCTcacccccccaccaccctcaTCCCTAGATTGCCAAGGACATGGAACGCTGGGCCCGCAGCctcaacaaacaaaaagaaaacttcaaaaacaGCTTCCAGCCCATCAGCAACTTGCGAGATGATGAAAGGCGGGAGTCAGCCACCGCAGATGCAGGCTACGCCATCCTCGAGAAGAAGGTGTGTTGTGGCCGTCCATCTGTGCTCTGTCCCCAGGCTTGTCATCCCTTTGGTCCTTCTGTGGAGTCCCTGAATTTCCTTATCCCTCCACCCCTGgtgcttcagatggtaaagcatctgcctgcagtgcaggaggcacgggtcccatccctgggtcgggaagatcccctagaggagggcatggcaatccactccagtattcttgcctggagaatctcctggacagaggagcctggcgggctacagtccatggcgttgcaaagagtcagacatgacagaggaactaacacttccacttttccgCCCCAGGGAGCACTAGCCGAGAGACAGCACACCAGCATGGACCTCCCAAAACTGGCCAGCGATGACCGCCCAGTGAGTGCCTGGGGCAGAAAGAAGGGCGGGGGGCTGTGAACTAGCCAAGCCTGACCTCTTGCCTTCCCCTTTTCCAGAGCCCACCTAGGGGGCTGGTGGCAGCCTACAGCGGGGAGAGTGACAGTGAGGAGGAGCAGGAACGCGGGGGCCCAGAGCGGGAGGAGAAGCTCACCGACTGGCAGAAGCTGGCCTGTCTGCTCTGCCGGCGCCAGTTCCCTAGCAAGGAGGCGCTCATCCGGCACCAGCAGCTCTCTGGGCTCCACAAGGTGactgagggaggcctggcagggaaccccagcctggcctggcccGGCCGCTTCACTGTCCTCCTGTCCTCCTTTGCAGCAAAACCTTGAGATTCACCGGCGAGCCCACCTGTCAGAAAATGAGCTGGAGGCACTTGAGAAGAATGACATGGAGGTGAGGTGTGACCCACTCCGCGGCTCCATCCGTTGGTCCCTTGCCAAGCACCCCATCTGTCATGCAGGCAACTGGTGTGGGCAAGTTCCTCAGCTAGTTACAGTCTGGCTGCCATCAGCCACCTCACATCTGTCCCCATGCGCCAGCTTCTTCCCAACTACCCCATGCTGGCGGGCAGCTGGCAGCTACAGGACCTCAGACCTGTTAGCCAGATCTCATTCCCTgtgggcccccccaccccagctgtgcCCATGTTTCCTGCAAAGAGCTGTCAGCCCCTTGattctcacacacatacactgttGCAGCAAATGAAGTACCGGGACCGCGCAGCTGAACGCAGAGAGAAGTACGGcatccctgagccaccagagcccAAGAGGAGAAAGTACAGCGGCATGTCAGCGGCCTCTGTGTGAGTGCCCAGGGCCAGGTTGGGGGCATGGGTCCAGCAGATCTGCCGCTCACACTGTGCTCCTGTCCCCTACAGGGACTTTGAGCAGCCCACGCGGGATGGGCTGGGAAGTGACAACATTGGCAGTCGCATGCTCCAAGCCATGGGCTGGAAAGAGGGCAGTGGCCTGGGCCGCAAGAAGCAGGGCATTGTGACTCCCATTGAGGTGAGCCTGCTGGGTTCCCGTCCTCGTCCTCCAGCACTCTCCACTGTAGCCTTGGCTGACTAGCAGAGTCTGCTTTCCTCACACAGGCCCAGACACGGGTGCGGGGCTCTGGCTTGGGTGCCCGAGGCAGCTCCTATGGGGTCACGTCAACCGAGTCCTACAAGGAGACGCTGCACAAGACAATGGTGACGCGCTTCAACGAGGCCCAGTGAGCAGCTGCAAGACCTACTTAAACTTGCCATCAGGTGTCCAGCGTGGGGCGGGGGAAAATGAAATGTTGGGTGGTCAAAGCTAAGCCTTGCACCTGTCTAccagccctgctccccagccAGAGAAGCTGTGACCAAGTCAAACTTTGAGTTGCAGACTTTTATTGGAAAACTGGGCTGGAATCACTTCCTCGTTTTTGTAATAAAAGCTGAAAAGTCCGCAACTTGTGTCTCTTTCTCATGTCCCGGAGTGGTCTGTGGCCCATGCAGACATGGGACATAAACACAGATAGGCAAGGCTTTGTCAGGCTGAGGTGGGTGGCAGTGGTGGCATTCACAGTGTTTTTTATGGTAGCTCCCAGCTTGGTGAGGGTTGGGAGTAGGACATGGTG
Protein-coding sequences here:
- the RBM10 gene encoding RNA-binding protein 10 isoform X2, with product MVVEAPAPFSSSPFCAGDRGRLGVGGSGFPGEGSAPGAFPLPLPRPFASSLGLGSCAHRLGQSWESWRRWRRAEVMSGSPPLTARAEKVSVDAGRGGGESLQEASPRLADHGGNTGGGWEVKRSQRLRRGPSSPRRPCQDMEYERRGGRGDRTGRYGATDRSQDDGGENRSRDHDYRDMDYRSYPREYGSQEGKHDYDDSSEEQSAEDSYEASPGSETQRRRRRRHRHSPTGPPGFPRDGDYRDQDYRTEQGEEEEEEEEEEEEEKASNIVMLRMLPQAATEDDIRGQLQSHGIQAREVRLMRNKSSGQSRGFAFVEFSHLQDATRWMEANQHSLNILGQKVSMHYSDPKPKINEDWLCNKCGVQNFKRREKCFKCGVPKSEAEQKLPLGARLDQQTLPLGGRELSQGLLPLPQPYQAQGVLASQALSQGSEPSSENANDTIILRNLNPHSTMDSILGALAPYAVLSSSNVRVIKDKQTQLNRGFAFIQLSTIVEAAQLLQILQALHPPLTIDGKTINVEFAKGSKRDMASNEGSRINAASVASTAIAAAQWAISQASQGGEGAWATPEEPTVDYSYYQQDEGYGGSQGTESSLYAHGYLKGAKGPGITGTKGDPAGAGPETSLEPGVDSVSLQAFSRAQPGATPGVYQQSAAEASGSQGAANSQSYTIISPAVLKSELQSPTHPSSTLPPATSPSAQESYSQYPVPDVSTYQYDETSGYYYDPQTGLYYDPNSQYYYNAQSQQYLYWDGERRTYVPALEQSADGHKETGAPSKEGKEKKEKHKTKTAQQIAKDMERWARSLNKQKENFKNSFQPISNLRDDERRESATADAGYAILEKKGALAERQHTSMDLPKLASDDRPSPPRGLVAAYSGESDSEEEQERGGPEREEKLTDWQKLACLLCRRQFPSKEALIRHQQLSGLHKQNLEIHRRAHLSENELEALEKNDMEQMKYRDRAAERREKYGIPEPPEPKRRKYSGMSAASVDFEQPTRDGLGSDNIGSRMLQAMGWKEGSGLGRKKQGIVTPIEAQTRVRGSGLGARGSSYGVTSTESYKETLHKTMVTRFNEAQ
- the RBM10 gene encoding RNA-binding protein 10 isoform X7; this encodes MVVEAPAPFSSSPFCAGDRGRLGVGGSGFPGEGSAPGAFPLPLPRPFASSLGLGSCAHRLGQSWESWRRWRRAEVMSGSPPLTARAEKVSVDAGRGGGESLQEASPRLADHGGNTGGGWEVKRSQRLRRGPSSPRRPCQDMEYERRGGRGDRTGRYGATDRSQDDGGENRSRDHDYRDMDYRSYPREYGSQEGKHDYDDSSEEQSAEIRGQLQSHGIQAREVRLMRNKSSGQSRGFAFVEFSHLQDATRWMEANQHSLNILGQKVSMHYSDPKPKINEDWLCNKCGVQNFKRREKCFKCGVPKSEAEQKLPLGARLDQQTLPLGGRELSQGLLPLPQPYQAQGVLASQALSQGSEPSSENANDTIILRNLNPHSTMDSILGALAPYAVLSSSNVRVIKDKQTQLNRGFAFIQLSTIVEAAQLLQILQALHPPLTIDGKTINVEFAKGSKRDMASNEGSRINAASVASTAIAAAQWAISQASQGGEGAWATPEEPTVDYSYYQQDEGYGGSQGTESSLYAHGYLKGAKGPGITGTKGDPAGAGPETSLEPGVDSVSLQAFSRAQPGATPGVYQQSAAEASGSQGAANSQSYTIISPAVLKSELQSPTHPSSTLPPATSPSAQESYSQYPVPDVSTYQYDETSGYYYDPQTGLYYDPNSQYYYNAQSQQYLYWDGERRTYVPALEQSADGHKETGAPSKEGKEKKEKHKTKTAQQIAKDMERWARSLNKQKENFKNSFQPISNLRDDERRESATADAGYAILEKKGALAERQHTSMDLPKLASDDRPSPPRGLVAAYSGESDSEEEQERGGPEREEKLTDWQKLACLLCRRQFPSKEALIRHQQLSGLHKQNLEIHRRAHLSENELEALEKNDMEQMKYRDRAAERREKYGIPEPPEPKRRKYSGMSAASVDFEQPTRDGLGSDNIGSRMLQAMGWKEGSGLGRKKQGIVTPIEAQTRVRGSGLGARGSSYGVTSTESYKETLHKTMVTRFNEAQ